The Tripterygium wilfordii isolate XIE 37 chromosome 21, ASM1340144v1, whole genome shotgun sequence genome segment CAAGGCATGAGTTTAATAGCTCTTGAACACGTTATGATTTATATTTTGGACAGATGAAGGTTCAAATGTCCTgtcttttctttgtttcctttttcttctttgacTCAGAAGTTTGATGTGCTATGGATTCATATAATGGGAATTTCCTGTCATTCTTGATCAACAGGCTGATCTTGCAAAGGTGGACAGGAAGAAGACTCCTTGGCTAGTAGTTCTATTTCATGTTCCATGGTACAACAGTAACAAGGCTCATCAAGGTGAAGGGGACAGAATGATGGCAGCCATGGAGCCATTGCTACATGCGTCTAGTGTTGATATAATGCTCGCTGGCCATGTGCATGCTTATGAACGCTCGGTATGGTCTGGTGCTTTCTCCTTTTCCTATTTGATCTTTATTGTTATTGCAATTGGCTTATATCAATGTGATGTTATGCTGACAGAAACGTGTCAATAATGGAAGACCCGATCCTTGCGGTGCTGTCCACATAACCATAGGTGATGGAGGAAACAGAGAAGGTCTAGCGCACAAGTATGTTTTGAATTTTGCGTACATTTGGAATTTTCAACTATTAAGAATATAAATATTGGCCAAGCTCTCAAAATAATGTTTATATATCTTGCAAGTTTACTAATCTATTTAAACTATTTTTGCTCCCGTTGTAATTATAACTGCTATCTGCCTACAGGCATATCAAGTGAATGGTTTTTTGGGGTTATCTCTTTTCGCGCTGTTTGATGGGACCTCTCACTCTTCGAATCGTGATCGCTtgttttttatatgttttacTTAACGGCTGAAAGCATGGATTGTAATCTCTTGGGATTGATTGACAGGTATGCTAACCCACAACCAGAGTGGTCAGAATTCCGCGAAGCAAGTTTTGGTCATGGCGAGCTTAAGATAGTGAATGCAAGTCATGCGTTCTGGAGCTGGCACaggaatgatgatgatgaacccGTAAAATCTGATGCCATCTGGATAACCTCTTTGGTCAGTTCAGGATGTGTTGCTGAAAAGAGTCCTGAATTGAGGAAGATACTGATGGGACCTTAGACCTGAAACATCTTCAGACGGTGCTTTACCGAATTGAGATAATGTTATATGTGAGACAATGTTATATGTGAGATAATAGTATGTAAATATGATTGAGCAACTTTAGTAATGTTGATGCCATGAATTTGTGAATCACTTCGGCCCCTTTTGTGTTTGTCAATGCCAAATAGAAGAATCTAGCTGTTCGATGATTGATGGCAAAGGCTAGATGTACCATATGCATAGTTGCTACTatggttttctttttattatgaaTCCAACTTAATTGTGTCTGAGGTAACCAAAGCACTAGAGATTTAGTAGTTTCTGCTTTCCCTCAGCTTCTAGATTGTTCAGAGACAGAAGTTAAATAACCAATCCTCTCCTGCCAAAGTTGTCATCTAACTCAAATATCCAAGGATCTCAAATGTCGTTCGAGGGTTCTGTTAACAATGGATCGTTGGTTGAGATGGTGAATTTGACCACGGTAACTCATAGAGTTCACTCATGGGCTCATGGTACTCTAAGAGCAAGGGGTGTCCCTTGGTAACAACAATTACTGCATGGTGAATGGAGTTTGGAATGAACTTTTGGATGAGAAGAAGGTGCTCGAGGTGTTGGAGATGGTATTGATTTCAAGCTTGGTGTGAGACTCAGATCTCATTCATCATATCCACAACAATTCAGATGCACAATAACATGAAGTTTTTTTATCATAAGAAGATAAGTCACAAAAGAATGTCTCTTTGCCCCTCATGATCAGTACAATATGAAAACTGAATGAACATGAGAAAAAATGTCAACTATCTATAACAATTGAAGATGAAATAGATGATACACAAGGGAACCAGTACCGGCGTTTTCCATCTCTGTGGCCATCATCGATCATAGCAAGACCTTCCTGCATTTGGCAAGGGAAAGTATGGGCAGATGGATCCATCTTTATGTGAATAATCGAAAGAGCAAGCGGTGTCAAAAGATTACCTCTAATAAAGTATCAAGGGCATCAATAGCCCGACCAGATGTCCAATTAAGCCGTCTCTCTACCTCATCCATGGTCACAAATCCTTGAGCCTGAGAGAGAATAGTTAGTGCAATGTCGGTGTAAGATTAGATGCAGATGGAAAATTCTCAAATATGAACTTCAATGGTAGGCAGCTGCATAAAAGAAGTGCTTATCATGATTGAAACTTCATATGCTACTAGGATTTTAAGATCATTAGCATCACAGTAATCCCAGGCATCCAAGCacccaaagaaaaaggaaagaggaaTAGTGCAAAACCATTGATATCTCTCCCCATTTTAGAAATTCAAGCACTGATCCATGAAGAGAATCGAGGCACTGTCAACACAGGTCATTAATACCGCCTAGAAACTGAGAAGATGAAGGACAGAACAGCTGCCTCCCTAGCGCTTTCAATTTGGCCAAAAAAGAGTTTTGAGGAgtgaaaaaagaggaaaactaaAGATTGAGGCAATCACAGTTTATTCATATGTTAAAGCTTAAGCGGGTAAAAATAAGCAGCAACAAACCAACCCTAAGACGTATTGCTAAAGTTGAACCCAAATGCTAGCCCAATCCCACCCCTTGACCATACTATTGCTGCAATCTGAAAAGAGGAAGTGTTCATAAAGCAGCGCAACTTGAGAACAAGTTTGAGTTAAAAAGAaagccaaattttttttttacttaaaacgATGGTCCCAGATAAGTCTAacaaaatatcaaaacaaaGAGGAAAGTGAGTATAACCTGAGCCAGCTCCAATATCGCATTATGGTCTTTGTTCAACTCTGTTGGAACAGAACGAACAAGCTTTTTCTTTCCAACAGAAATCACCTCGTAACCACTACCCAGTACCTGCAATTATTCATACAGTCAACTAGCACTCGAAATGCCAAAGTACACTGTACATACATCAGGCGCCCAAATTCCAAAGACTAACAACGAATGTTACATGCACTTCTCTAGAAAGGGTGCTGGGACCGTATGATCCTCAATGAATTGAACTCTATTGGGTTGGCACAGCATTCCACCTTAAACTTAACTTGCGAATTTAGGATTTTGTAGCTCCATTCAAAGAGGAAAGAAATTTCTGTAGAGTGAAGCACCTCATTTCTACATCAACTTGTGAACAATCTAGCACCAACATTGGAAAAGCGTAAATAAAATACCTTCAGCTTGCTTAGAGCTCGTAGGCAATCATCCTCCGACACAGCTTCTCGGTCACTTTTTCGTCTCTGGCGAAGCAGAGAGCAGAGTTCCTGCAGGTTGATCAAACCTCCGTTGTGAGCTCTGGTCGCCAAGCATATATCAACAATTTGTAACCCTGTGCAGAAAAGTAGCTATATCTTAACAaaagtaacaacttagacattgATGATAGCATGGGCAAACAAAAGATATACATGTGGTCAAACTAGTAGTTCAGGCATAAAACTTAACTGTTCCAAAAACAAATATACAACTGACGGACAATTGAGAAATGAATTCTAGAAAGGATTAAAAATAAAACCTATTCTGCACCCAAAGGATTGTTTATGTACAGACAAGTGAGACAACAGAACATTTTGACTACCAATATATGCCTCAGTAAACCCAGGACATACACTAAGATTTTACATTGCATGGACATACATTAAGATTTTCCTAGTTATGTAATGCAGCTAGAGGCATTCAGATCAGTAGCAATTCTAGCAATAAATGTTCTATTACTTGAACATAAGATTTTAAGACAGAAAAACAACATAATAATAGCTCGCATTCAGCCAAAAACTTCAATACCATGATTCAAATGCACAGGACCAAATAGCGAAAGGGAACTTTTCAGTTGTTAAGTCAAAATTTACTAAATCTGTTTGATATTCAACAAAGCTTCAAGAATTGTGAACTTTAGCAAAGAAAGTCCGTCCAAGAGTTATATAGATCAGAAATATGATTCAAACAATTGGATAATACAAACAAAGAAATAGACAATTCTCATCTCCCAGTGAAGCATAACACAATCAAACATGCAATTCTCTCTTTTTGAAGATGAGCGCTAAATATGAATTCAAGACATTCTAATAACAATGGATCTTATTGGAGAAAAATTTTACATTACAATGATGACGGTAAGAGTAAACAACAAGCTGTAAGTGGATATATGTTCTGCAATTCAGGAAGACAATACCTACCCAGTTCATAATAGAAGTCACCGATTCCTAAGAGCTCCGCCCAAAATCCCTTGTTAGAGGCCAAGGGATCCACTCCTATTTTAGCACACATCTCGTGAAACTGCGCCCTGAAAGCAGGGTTCTTCCGGATGTCATTCTGCACCAACCCattataattttcaataccacTTCATTCGCCCCCAAAAAAAACCAATACAACTAAACATTCTAACCATCAAATCCTCCCTAAGAAGCGAAAATAATCAAAGTAACAGCATGCTGTCATTGCCCCATTTCAAATACACATAATGCATTTGTCAATTGGGTCCACTATCTATTCTAGTTTCAAGTACTCTCAGCATAATCAGTAGCCAATTCTTGTAATGAGAAAGATCCTTACTTTTAGTTACTCAAAATATTAAACATTCGATAAAAGATTTTCCTTTGAGTTTAACCACCTCAAATTTTATCCAGCTCTTACTTGCTTGGACCAAAAAGCACTAAATTTTCATACTGATTAGTTTCAACTAACACTAAAAATTCAAAAGTCCCAAAGCCTTCACATTAATTGACATCTTATGCTCAAAATCCCAGCTGAatcatctattttttttcaattagtaCATCCAATTCATGTAAACCCACATCAAAAAGTAAGAGCTATCAATGAAGAAATCAATTATTcacaataaaaatcaaaattttaaaaagagaaaaagaaaaacaagagagacagagagacctTGTGCTTGCGTGCAAATTCTTCAAGCTGAGACCGAAAAGTCGCAAGTTGTTCCTTCATGAGATCGGTTCTCAACTTCGCTACATTTTCCCCAAGCAATCGATACTGATCCTGCAATACTCAAATCAAACCCATTAAACCTCTGCAAAAGACAACAAATTATATTCAATAACACAAAAATACACACAGGGAGggatgaaaaaagaaacaaaagaaagaaagacaccCTAGCAGCCGCCGCAGTTTGTAGTCCACCGATTCCAGGTCTCCGTCTCATCCTCTGATTATCCTTATAttctaacaaaaacaaaatttaattttcttcgGGTGTTTGTGTCTCGAACAGCTCTGATAACGTTGTAGGCTGTCCgttctgttctgttctgttctgGATTTGGAGTGGCTcttttcttaaaagaaaaacaagcatcattttattttattttttttttcagtttcagttaagaaaaatattttgaaaaattcaagaaaaattgTAAATGAATAATTCgcaatattttaaatcaattaGATCTACTCTTTTTATTTGATCAAAAATAGAATTTATcaataaaaacacaacaaaCCTGAATAGTTTTATACTATTCTACACAAAAATACATAACAAACTAGTATGTGTTCGATTTTGTCTTAATTTATCATGTCTTTGAGTGAGAAATTTTATTATCGCAGACCATGACAGCTTATAAGTGTTGAGTATTTAGGTCATATTAGATGtgtaaaagataaatttgtataatgTAATTCTCAACTTTTCggttgttaaattttttttccttcgagCGCAAATCCATATTCTTTAATGATTTTATGGTTAATTAGATTGTGCTATAATGCATAGAAACACATATAAACCCATATATTTTTACTCGGACATCATTGTTATTCATGCTATAAATAAACACTCAGTCAATTGCATCTACAAATTCTCTAAGATTTACCTCCTTTTTCTTCCCTTCCAAAAGTTTCCTTCTTACATTGTGTGCTTGATTTCCTACCATAAATTCACGTTCTCTAACACTATTAttcctcaaaaccctaaaaccttcCTTCCTTTATAATTATAACATACAAATATTTGTATATGTCTACTAATATCACCCTAAACCCTACTAACATAATCTTCATCTTTGGTTCTTTTTCTGTACTTTGTGCCCTTCTGCACTTCCTATCGTACGAGACCAGAAGATAAGCAGAGGACTCTGCAGTACTCTTCTGGGATTCGTCGGAAGGTAATGCTGGTCTCCCTATGTATTAGTGTAATAAGTGATTTGACAcgggatgtatatatatatatacacacacacactttcaaGCACACAGCTATGTTTTTGTAATATCATGTTTGTCTTCATGAGAAATTCTTATGTTGGGTTGTTAATAGATGACTAATTAGCATAGTGAATCAATCCTATGTTTTGTCACTAGAACTGTAAGAGTGAGATCACTATGTCTTTGATCACTCTGTTACTGAATTTTGATTGATTCTTGTGGTTTCAGCAATGGAGGCAAAACCAAAAGCAACACCAGTGGATGACTCTCTCAAGGAGACCTCCCCAAATATAGGTGGGGGAAGAGTCACCGGCGGCGAAAAGCTCACCACATCTTATGATCTTGTAGAACAAATGCACTTCCTGTACGTGCGCATAGCAAAAGCACAAAATCTGATGCTGACAAACACTATGACATGCAACCCTTTTGTCGAGGTAAAGATTGGAAACTACAAGGCAAGAACGGGGCAATGCAAAAATGCATACTCCCCGGAATGGAATCAGGTGTTTGCCTTTGAAAAAGGCCGGATACAGGCAACATCAGTGGAGATTGTGGTGAGAGATAAGGAGTATGTGTCTGATGATTTTATTGGAAAAATATCAATTTCTGTAAGTGACATACCGACCCGAGTTCCCCCAGATTCTGCATTCTCACCAGAGTGGCGTAAATTGGAGGGCAAAAATCAATTTAAGGATGGAGAATTGTTGATGGTTTTATGGTATGGAACTCAAGCCGACGAGGAATACACTGAGGCTTGGCATCCAAATACAGGAGTTGTTAGTGGCGAGAGTATGTTGAATACCTTTCCGAGAGTGTATCTATCTCCTAAACTTTGGTATCTTAGAGTAATTGTTGCTGCAGCACAGGATTTGGTGCTTCGAGATAGGGGTCGAAAGCCAGAAGTTTTCTTTAAGGCTATTCTTGGGGATGTGGTTTTGAGGAGTAAGATATCGGATGATAAGAGTGTGAATCCGAAATGGAAGGAAAATATGATCTTTGTTGCAGCAGAGCCATTCAAAAATTCTTCTCTGATATTGAGTGTGGAAGATAAGGTGGGACCTAATAAAGAAGAATGTCTAGGGAGGCTCATCCTTCCTATGGATACATTGGACACGAGGAAGGCACCGGGAGCTATGTCGCAAAAGTGGTATAATCTCAAGAGGGATTTTTCAGGTCCTGCAAAGAAGCAAGATAATGTTGTGAAGTTTGCAAGTAAACTTCAGATGACTGTATATTTGGATGGTACATATCATGTATTTGATGAACCTGCTTACTATAGTAGTGATTTGAGGCCAACATCCAAGACGTTGTGGCCGCGCACGATTGGAGTGCTGGAGTTGGGGATTTTGAGTGCTGAAGGATTAGTGCCTATGAAGAATAGGGGCGGATTTGGAGCTACTGATGCTTATTGTGTGGCCAAATATGGACCAAAGTGGGTACGAACGAGGACGGTCTTCGAAAGCTTTGCACCAAAATGGAATGAGCAGTATACTTTTGAAGTTTATGATCTTTGTACATTCATTACAATTGCAGTCTTTGATAACTGTCATCTCCAAGCAGGCGATGAGGCTAGACGACTGAGGGATAGAAGGATTGGGAAGGTAAGAATCCGGTTATCTACGCTAGAAACAGATCGAATATACACACATTCTTATCCTCTTCTGGTGTTGCTACCTAATGGGATGAAGAAAATGGGAGCAATTCAATTGGCTGTGAGATTGACTTGTCCATCAATGAATGAATTGTTGGCTAGCTATACAAGGCCTCTTCTACCCAAAATGCATTACATTCAACCACTATCAGTGCATCAGCTCGATATTTTAAGGCACCAGGCAGCTTATGTTCTCTGTCAAGGGCTACGCCGCAATGAATCCCCGTTAAGGAAAGAAGTAGTGGAGTATATGCTGGATACTAATTCACATGTGTGGAGTTTGAGGAAAGCAAAAGCTAATGCTAAAAGGTTGAATGTGTTCTTAGATAGTTTTGCTGGGGTAAAGAAGTGGTTTGATAAGATATGCCAATGGAAGAATCCAGTGACGAGTTTTCTGGTTTGCTGTCTTTTCGCGGTCATTGTATGCCACCCGCAACTAGTGTTACCGACATTGTCACTCTACCTCGTTGTGGTTGGGATTAAGAACTACCGGAAGAGGCCGAGACATCCTCCTCACATGGATGCCAAATTGTCTCATGCTGATGTTGTCTCTCTTGATGAGTTGGATGAAGAGTTTGATCCATTTCCAACTGCACAACAAGGTGAACTACTAAGGATGAGGTACGATCGATTGAGAAGCATTGCGCAGGCGACGCAGGCAATGATTGGTGACTTGGCAACACAAGGGGAGAGAATGCAATCTTTGTTGAGCTGGAGGGATCCAAGAGCTACCTTTTTGTTTGTGAACTTCTGTTTGATTGCTGGTATTGTGTTTTATGTCATTCCTCTTCGCCTGCTGATCATTGGTTCGGGATGGTTTGTGATGAGGCCCCCGAGGGTTACAATTCATATTCCTCCCATACCTATGAACTTCTTCCACAGGATGCCTACAAAACTAGATAGCATGATGTGAGACTATGATAACACAGCTTATTACTTGCATATATGATCAGTTCAGAAACCACATTTTTTTGTCTATTAGTTTTGACAAATCTGCTTGCTAATGATTGCTTGTTAGTGTCTTTTCATGAGCAAACTGTTAAAGGTAGCATGTCATGGGCAAAATTGAAGGCATTAGGCACTTGCCTGACCTTGAATATGTAATTACTCTGTGGTGCTTGGTGTCTCAATGGCCATAGAGAATCTGATTGTTGGTTAAGGAGTTGGGAGTATTGCTAAAGCTCACAGGCATTAGAATGTTGGACGGATACATTCGCCCAATGGGCTGCTGCTTGGAGGCTTTCTGGCAGCATTCCTAGTCATTATCTTGGTCCGTCAGCTTTGTGGCTTGtagtctttttctcttttttgccatacaacaaaaaaagaaaaatacttcGTGGTGCTTGGTGTGGCTTCTCTACTCTAGCTTTCTGCTATATGATGAAAAAGGCTGAAGCCTGGGGCGTCTGGGTCAGCAAGAGATGGGACCTCGGTCATGCCTTGCTGAGAGCTTTTGTTGGGTGCTATACTTCTTATTCTACCAAGCAGTTTGGGGTGGCCACTGGTGACTTGCATGGAGACTTATTGCATATCAaagatacaaatataattttgaaaagaaattgTATCCAAAATTAAACTACAATTGATACGTTCTAGTCTGGCCACGGTTTATTTTTCAATACAATGCTCACCTaccaatttcttttttgttttgttttgggtaGGTAGGTaggttaaaaaagaagaaaagtccGTGAAAAATACTGTAATGCAAAGGGTAACAAAGGGTGCAACCTCTCACATGTCTCATGTTTGTTCGGACTGAGATTTCAGAGAGAAGGGAAAGTCTATTTAAACCTCACCTTCTCACTGTGGTAgccgattccaaagcatccaccaaacccagaaaagaaatatttcaaaaattaaatcGAAAAACCAATAATACAGTTTTTTTTCCGGATTATTTACGCTTTGTGCCTGTATACAATTCAACCTGTTGGTCCTCTTCTGCTTTGAAAGTTGACAGAGTCTGCGTCTTGATTACTTTTTATTGGGATCTTCTCGTTTTGAGTTGATCCTTTTTTAAAACCTCTGTGGGTTTTCTGGGTTTATTGATTTTTCATATATACAGCTTCACTGTGGCACAAAGTTTTGTTCTTGTGATCAAACAAGGTCTGTGTCAAGGTTTTATTGGGGGTTTTCTGGGATTTTTGTTGTAAACATGATTTGCACTATTAAGCAATCGGTGACTGCGATCAATGGGTCATCAGAATCTCTATTTCGTAGAAGATCTCCGTTACAAGTGCCGCGATCCTCGTTTTCGCCGCCTCTACCTGCTCTAAAGGACTCGAAGACTACCAGTCTCGGTGTCTCAAGACCTTTACATATAGCTTCGATCGAGTCTTTTGGGATGTTGAGGCAGACCCAGAAAAAGGAAACGAAGCCCTTGATCAGATGCGATGCTTACGAGGCAGACCGATCGGAGCCGATTGAAGAAACCAAAATTGAGGCGGCAAAGAGGGTGAAGATAGGAATCTACTTTGCAACTTGGTGGGCTTTGAATGTTGTGTTCAATATCTATAACAAGAAGGTGTTGAATGCTTTTCCATATCCTTGGTTAACCTCTACGCTCTCTCTGGCTGCTGGATCACTCATTATGCTGATTTCTTGGGCCGCCAGAGTCGCTGAGGCGCCCAAGACTGACTTCGAGTTCTGGAAGACTTTGTTTCCGGTGAGTGGATTTTTGGCTTCAGTTTGGTCGGTTAGGAGATTGAATGAATTGCTGGGAAGTGAAGCTTCCACATCTTTTTGTGGCATGGTGGTTTGTTTTAGGTTCTTACTTACTTTTGGGCACTTACGATTATGTTAAATTTCTGAAAACTACActtttgtttggttgctgagaaaagtGTGGAAATTGATAGAAAGTGAAGTTTATGTTTAGAAGTGAAATATATTGATAATATGACACCAAGTTAGCCCAGTAATTGCCAGGTCaaaataattctttctgggagcCAGATAATTTTCTTAGCCTTTACTTCGCATGGACAGAGAATTAGGAAATTTATATTGGTTCGAGGTTTAACTTTCATTCACTTTAAACTTTGATTTGGTTATTGATCATTGTATACTTTGATTTGCAAAGGTTGCTGTGGCACATACAATTGGGCATGTGGCAGCTACTGTGAGCATGTCAAAGGTTGCAGTTTCCTTCACCCACATCATCAAGAGTGGAGAGCCAGCTTTTAGTGTCTTGGTTTCAAGGTTTCTGTTGGGTGAGACCTTCCCAGTCCCGGTTTACCTATCCCTTATTCCCATCATCGGTGGTTGCGCACTTGCTGCTGTGACTGAGCTTAACTTCAACATGACTGGTGAGGAAACTGATCTTCCTTTCTTGAGGATtggaattgtgaatttcttaATTCGTCATAGCATTGTCTCATTGATTTGCAATTTTATGTCGTTAATTTTCCTTGTCATTTGTGGATTCCCAGAAAGGTTAGGAATATCATAAATTTCATGACAATTATTTCGTTTCTTCGTTAttgttgattgaaaattttACACTTTAGCGGATAGGCTTTTTTTGTCAGTTTCTCTTTGGTTTGGACACTCACAAAGCTCCATTATTGTCTACTGTTCCCCCCCTTCTTGCTGTTGCATCTACCAGAATAGTTTATAGCTGTGAATTTCATGCATTTATATGTCTAAGTTAAGGTGCCTTACTCATGTTTTTGATCTTCTCAAGGCAGTAACGAATTTGAGCCAGTTAGGTGACTTGGGATTTTGGTATTATTGGACATATCTGTCATTTGAGGAGGATATAGGGAATGGGATGTATTTCAGTCATTTTACTTTTAGTGGGTTGTTTTCAGAGTCATGAACTTGGTGGTTTTATGTCTATTTCAGGTTTTATGGGGGCCATGATATCCAACTTGGCGTTTGTATTCCGGAATATATTCTCAAAGAAGGGCATGAAGGGCAAATCTGTTAGCGGAATGAACTACTATGCTTGTCTTTCTATGTTGTCTCTTTTAATTCTTACACCTTTTGCAATTGCTGTGGAGGGGCCGCAGATGTGGGCAGCTGGTTGGCAAAATGCCATCAATCAGATTGGACCGCATTTTGTATGGTAATTACCTGATAACTACAAATTCctcaattatatatttatacttAATTCTGTGTGAATTTAAATGTTTTTGTTCTGTTGTGGGATAAATGTCTGAGGGTAGTTAGGTGAATTGAATGTTCAACGGAATTTGTTTGATCATTCTGTTCAAAGGATTTCACGTCATTGTCGGCCTTGTGGCGCCTTTATGCGACTGTGAGTAAGTGGTGCTCCTGTTCATGGTTTTTGTTTAGAAGAACATTTAATTTTTCGTAGGAAGTCATGTTAATCTGTTATTTtatattgcaaaaaaacattatAACCAGAATACCCAATGCTAGTATTTGACATGGAACTTTCTTTCAAGTAGTTGAGTCCTTTTGTCCGTTGCTTTTACCTATGCGGATAACATTGCAGGAATTAGTATCAGATATTGGATTCTGATGTTGGCTTACAATTTACATTCTACTAATAGAAATGTTTTATAAGCGACTCCTCTGAGACCTTATGTTTCatgctttatttttcttttggttttcgatttacttttttccccccttttgtGACGGTATTGATATATTCTTCTTTTGACTAAAGGAGTTTTTGTGCCTCTGATTTGTACACTGTAGGTGGGTGGCAGCCCAAAGCGTGTTCTATCATCTCTACAACCAGGTGTCCTACATGTCACTGGATGAGATCTCTCCCTTGACATTTAGCGTTGGTAATACAATGAAACGAATTTCAGTCATAGTCTCATCCATTATCATTTTCCACACGCCTGTCCAACCCGTCAATGCCCTTGGAGCTGCCATCGCAATCCTTGGAACTTTCTTGTATTCGCAGGTAAGCTCGATTTTCCTGATTCCTATACATGTCATTAAAATACTAGTATGCCCTTCAAG includes the following:
- the LOC119988494 gene encoding vacuolar protein sorting-associated protein 22 homolog 1: MRRRPGIGGLQTAAAARDQYRLLGENVAKLRTDLMKEQLATFRSQLEEFARKHKNDIRKNPAFRAQFHEMCAKIGVDPLASNKGFWAELLGIGDFYYELGLQIVDICLATRAHNGGLINLQELCSLLRQRRKSDREAVSEDDCLRALSKLKVLGSGYEVISVGKKKLVRSVPTELNKDHNAILELAQAQGFVTMDEVERRLNWTSGRAIDALDTLLEEGLAMIDDGHRDGKRRYWFPCVSSISSSIVIDS
- the LOC119989375 gene encoding FT-interacting protein 3-like — protein: MEAKPKATPVDDSLKETSPNIGGGRVTGGEKLTTSYDLVEQMHFLYVRIAKAQNLMLTNTMTCNPFVEVKIGNYKARTGQCKNAYSPEWNQVFAFEKGRIQATSVEIVVRDKEYVSDDFIGKISISVSDIPTRVPPDSAFSPEWRKLEGKNQFKDGELLMVLWYGTQADEEYTEAWHPNTGVVSGESMLNTFPRVYLSPKLWYLRVIVAAAQDLVLRDRGRKPEVFFKAILGDVVLRSKISDDKSVNPKWKENMIFVAAEPFKNSSLILSVEDKVGPNKEECLGRLILPMDTLDTRKAPGAMSQKWYNLKRDFSGPAKKQDNVVKFASKLQMTVYLDGTYHVFDEPAYYSSDLRPTSKTLWPRTIGVLELGILSAEGLVPMKNRGGFGATDAYCVAKYGPKWVRTRTVFESFAPKWNEQYTFEVYDLCTFITIAVFDNCHLQAGDEARRLRDRRIGKVRIRLSTLETDRIYTHSYPLLVLLPNGMKKMGAIQLAVRLTCPSMNELLASYTRPLLPKMHYIQPLSVHQLDILRHQAAYVLCQGLRRNESPLRKEVVEYMLDTNSHVWSLRKAKANAKRLNVFLDSFAGVKKWFDKICQWKNPVTSFLVCCLFAVIVCHPQLVLPTLSLYLVVVGIKNYRKRPRHPPHMDAKLSHADVVSLDELDEEFDPFPTAQQGELLRMRYDRLRSIAQATQAMIGDLATQGERMQSLLSWRDPRATFLFVNFCLIAGIVFYVIPLRLLIIGSGWFVMRPPRVTIHIPPIPMNFFHRMPTKLDSMM
- the LOC119989675 gene encoding glucose-6-phosphate/phosphate translocator 1, chloroplastic-like, coding for MICTIKQSVTAINGSSESLFRRRSPLQVPRSSFSPPLPALKDSKTTSLGVSRPLHIASIESFGMLRQTQKKETKPLIRCDAYEADRSEPIEETKIEAAKRVKIGIYFATWWALNVVFNIYNKKVLNAFPYPWLTSTLSLAAGSLIMLISWAARVAEAPKTDFEFWKTLFPVAVAHTIGHVAATVSMSKVAVSFTHIIKSGEPAFSVLVSRFLLGETFPVPVYLSLIPIIGGCALAAVTELNFNMTGFMGAMISNLAFVFRNIFSKKGMKGKSVSGMNYYACLSMLSLLILTPFAIAVEGPQMWAAGWQNAINQIGPHFVWWVAAQSVFYHLYNQVSYMSLDEISPLTFSVGNTMKRISVIVSSIIIFHTPVQPVNALGAAIAILGTFLYSQSKQ